Proteins from a genomic interval of Phlebotomus papatasi isolate M1 chromosome 3, Ppap_2.1, whole genome shotgun sequence:
- the LOC129808030 gene encoding proclotting enzyme has protein sequence MKLIVLFVIFCAKTAHLYGDTMEMDDSIVIHAARRSPRQILGLPQRETTVWGNVLREGSACLTSRGHLGFCTSVKHCYPYFKLPNLGLWESWVLGNYDTCTYFDSKGSPAFGVCCTNPITLPPSTTPSEEEAEKPETSEKPNEEEMVTETQKPEVQKPDANKSPSVWPPPIPTHPPDHTPATHPPWVTGIGHPIAGIPIAVPVAPGTTKPTTKRPGIATTWPTRPPVFQWPPTTTPAPILPTRPSTTTTSPQIPPQVPPSGINANCGVKNGYQDSERIVGGHNADPNEWPWIAVLFNGGRQFCGGSLIDNQHILTAAHCVAHMSSWDVARLTVQLGDHNIRSTTEVSHETRHVKRVVRHRGFDSRTLYDDVALLTLDTPVQFSSSIRPICLPPANEVRQYNGKTGVVIGWGSLRENGPQPSILQEVSIPIWSNDNCARKYGSAAPAGITQNMLCAGQDYKDSCSGDSGGPLMVNDGKWTQVGIVSWGIGCGKGQYPGVYTRVSNFMPWIMKNLS, from the exons CTGCTAGAAGGAGTCCCAGGCAGATTCTCGGATTGCCCCAGAGGGAGACGACGGTATGGGGAAATGTTCTGCGTGAGGGAAGTGCATGTCTTACTTCACGTGGCCACCTGGGCTTCTGCACTTCGGTTAAGCACTGCTATCCCTACTTCAAGTTACCCAATCTTGGACTGTGGGAGTCCTGGGTGTTGGGCAATTATGACACCTGCACCTACTTTGACTCCAAAGGATCTCCG GCTTTTGGTGTTTGCTGTACAAACCCAATAACACTGCCCCCATCCACTACGCCATCAGAAGAGGAGGCTGAGAAGCCCGAAACATCTGAGAAGCCAAATGAGGAGGAAATGGTCACGGAGACACAGAAACCCGAAGTGCAAAAGCCAGATGCCAACAAAAGTCCTAGCGTTTGGCCACCACCAATCCCAACCCATCCACCAGATCACACTCCAGCCACCCATCCACCATGGGTCACTGGCATTGGACATCCCATCGCGGGAATTCCCATTGCTGTACCAGTGGCACCAGGCACCACGAAACCCACCACAAAACGCCCTGGGATTGCAACAACCTGGCCAACACGTCCCCCTGTCTTTCAGTGGCCACCAACCACAACCCCAGCTCCCATCCTTCCCACAAGGCCCAGTACCACAACGACATCTCCTCAAATTCCTCCTCAAGTACCACCATCGGGCATCAATGCCAACTGTGGCGTAAAGAATGGGTATCAGGACTCTGAAAGGATTGTCGGAGGACACAATGCAGATCCCAATGAATGGCCATGGATCGCAGTACTATTCAACGGAGGACGCCAGTTTTGTGGCGGTTCCCTCATTGACAATCAACACATTCTTACAGCTGCTCATTGTGTGGCTCA CATGAGCTCTTGGGATGTTGCCCGCTTGACTGTTCAATTGGGAGATCACAACATTCGATCAACAACAGAAGTTTCTCATGAAACGCGTCACGTGAAGAGGGTAGTTCGTCATCGTGGCTTTGATTCCCGTACATTG TACGACGACGTTGCTCTTCTCACACTAGACACTCCAGTTCAATTTTCTTCGTCAATTCGACCCATTTGTTTGCCACCAGCAAACGAAGTGCGACAGTACAATGGAAAGACTGGAGTAGTTATTGGATGGGGAAGTCTTCGGGAGA ATGGTCCTCAGCCATCAATCTTGCAAGAAGTGAGCATCCCGATCTGGAGCAATGATAATTGTGCTCGAAAATACGGAAGTGCTGCTCCTGCTGGAATTACACAAAATATGCTGTGCGCTGGGCAGGATTACAAGGACTCTTGCAGC ggaGATTCTGGAGGACCCCTGATGGTGAATGACGGTAAATGGACACAGGTGGGAATAGTTTCATGGGGAATTGGATGCGGCAAAGGCCAGTATCCTGGAGTCTACACACGCGTCTCCAACTTTATGCCATGGATTATGAAAAATCTCTCTTGA